GCGCCCGGTCCATCGCGTCGGCGATGGCGTCCTCCGGGGAGGATCCACCGGAGAGGATCTCCGAGTGCGCGTCGTTCAGGATGTTCTGCAGCGTGGCGGTGTCGGCCGAGACCGGGTTCTCCGGGAGCACCTCGTGGGTGGAGAAGGTGAACTGCGAGGTCTCGTCGGTGGGGATGCCCTCGATGGAGAAGAAGGTCTCCGTGACGGCCTCGTTGGTGACGGCCGGGGTGATGCCGATCTCGGCGAGCGCCGTGGCGGCGTCCTCACTGGCCACGAACGCCAGGAAGTCCTTCGCGGCAGCAGCGGTGTCGGCGTCGACGGCCGGGTTGACGCCGATACCGGTCGGGTCGGCGAAGGTGACGGGCGTCTCGGTGGTGCTGGCGTCCATCTGCGGTGCCGGGGCGAAGCCCCAGTCGAACTCCTCCGCGTCGCCGCTCTCCTGCTGGGCGAGCAGCGTGGCCACGTACCAGGAACCCATCGGCATCATCGCGGCCTGCTGGGTGCCGAACTGGGACTGGTAGGTCACCGAGTTGGTGGTGATCGCACCGAAGCTCATCTGCGCGTCGTTCTCCTGCAGCTCGAGCACGCGCTCGTACCAGGGCACCAGGTACTCCCAGTTGCCGGAGAGCACATCGGCCTCGGGGTCCTGCGCGTTGGCGAAGCCCTGGAGCGTGGACTGCCAGCTGTGCTGGTAGGTCCCGAGCGCATCGCCGCCGAGCGCGTCGGAGAGCTCCTCGGCGTTCTCGGCGTAGTCGTCCCACGTCCACGAGCCGTCGGGGTAGTCCACGCCGGCCTCGTCGAAGAGGTCCTTGTTGTAGTACAGGTACCAGGCGTCCTGGCGGTAGGGCACCGCGTAGGTGGTGCCGTCCACGGTGTAGGCGTCGATCCCGGCCAGGTCCCCGTCGATCTCCGAGACCACGTCGCTGACGTCGAGCAGCTGCCCGCCGTCCTCGTAGGTGACGAAGTTCTTGAGGTTCTTCAGCACGTACATGTCCGGGGCCGAGCCCGCAGCCAGGTCCGCCACCATCTGGGTGTCGTACTCGGTGGCGTCGTACTCCTTGAGCTCGACCGTGACGTCCGGGTTCTGCTCGTTGTAGGCGTCGGCCAGCACCTGGAACTCAGGGGTGGTGCTCAGGCTCCAGCCGGCGAGGCTGATGGAGTCGACGTTCGACGCATCCCCCTCACCGCCGCTCCCGGTGTCGTCGCCGCCGCTGCAGGCGGTCAGGGTCAGTGCTGTGGCAGCCAGGGCGGCTGCGCCGGTCAGCATGGTGCGCTTCATTGCGTGATCCTCTCCTTGAGGTCTCGTGCCCGGATGGGCGTGGGGGTGTTTTTCGTGGTGTCCGTGGGTGCCCCGCCGAGATCGACGGTGGTACCGGAGCCGTCCGCCCACTCGATCCGGGCTGTCAGGCTCGGCTCGAGACGGACGGAGGGTGGCGGCGGCAGCTGGTCGCTACCGGCCAGACCGAGCGCGAGGGCGTACCAGCCCGGCGCCGGTGCAGTACTGAGGATGCCGACGCAGGTGTGCGCGCCGAGGGGGGTGACGTCGTCGTGGTGCTCGGTGCGGTGCGCCGTCCAGCCGTGCAGGCCGAGCAGGGCGGCCTCGTGGGCGGTGCTGCGCAGCAGATTCCCGACGGCGGGGGGTGCGTCCGCGCTCTGCCCCGGCGTGGGCAGGGCCTGGGTCTGGACGCCGGAGTCGTCCGAGAGCGCCCAGCCGCCCGCCTCGAGCGCGCTCGCCTCGGGGGCGGGGCTCTCGAGGTGGATCAGGCGCACCTCCCAGGCCCCGTGCAGGACCGAGATGGTGGTGATCGTCCCGGCGTCGGTGGCCTCTCCCTGGGCGCCGGAGCCGTGCAGCTGCTGCTGCTCGGCGGGGCGCAACCAGTGGGCGTTCGCGCGGGAGGCGGCCACGGTGGCCACCGTGCTGTCCGAGGCGTCCACCTCCAGGGCGGTCATGCCGCTGCGGTGGCTGCGACGGCCGGAGCCGTCGGTGAGCACCACGGACTGGTCGGCCGGGTTCTGCCAGGCATCGGCGTGCAGCATCGGGAAGGTCGCGGTGGAGTAGGCCAGGCGCGCGTACAGCGGCGAGTCGCCACCGGTGCTGCCCGGCAGGGCGTGGTCGGTGCCGTGGTTGGCCAGGCGCACCACGCCGTCGGCGGCGGTGGCGCTGACCGCCCAGCCCGGGGCGGCGATGGTGCGCAGGGTGTCCGACTCCTCGTGCGGGAGCGGGTGCTCCGGGGCGCTCCACACCGGGTGATCGGCGGGCAGGGCCAGCCCGAGCAGGCCTTTGCTCGCCCAGTAGGGGGAGCCGGTTCCGGAGTAGGACTGGGCCAGGGCGCGCCACGGGCGGTGCCAGCCCAGGTCGAGCAGGCCGCGTTCGTTCGGCACGTGGGCGGCGAAGTGGTCCACCACCGCGAGGCCGGCGCGGCGCAGGGTGCCCAGCGGCACCGAGGGCACCTGCGCCAGGGCGCCGGCCCAGAACGGCCCGGCCGCGGCGAAGCGGTAGATGAGGCTGCGGCCCTGGATCAGGGGGGCGCCGTCGGTGCCGATCAGGTGCACGGCGTCGGTGAGGAAGCGGTCCAGACGCTCGCGGTCGACCTCGGCGCGGGGTGCGGCCAGGTCCTCGGCGCCGGCCATGCGCGCCCACAGGGTGGGGTACAGGTGCATGGCCCAGCCGATGTAGTGGTCGTAGGAGCGTTCGTCGCCGTCGCGGTACCAGCCCTCGCGCTCGTAGAACTCCTCGTGCAGGGCGAGATCGTCCTGGATGTCGGAGAGCCGGTGGGGCCCGTCGACCGAGCGTAGGAAGGTCTCGACGGCGATGCGGAACCACAGCCAGTTGCAGCGCGGGTAGGTCTCGTCCCCGACCACCTCGGCGAGGTAGTCGACGACCTGCTCCTGGGTGCGCGCGTCGAGGCTGTCCCACAGCCAGGGACGGGTCAGGTCCAGGATCAGGGCGAGCGAGGCGGCCTCGACCTTGGCCTGCGGGTGCTCGGTGGGCCGGACCCAGCGCTGGGGGTGGTGCGGGTCGGTCCCGGCGGCCAGGCCGCGGGCGTACGGCTCGAGCCGGGCGCCGTCGTCGTGACCGTCTCCCGCAGCACGGAAGCCGGCCGCCAGGAGGGTGCGGGCGAAGCCTTCCAGGCCGTCCACGGCGGTGCCGTACCCGCCGGGGGTGCCCGGCAGGGTGATCAGCGAGCCGGCGGGGGAGCGGTACGGCTCGACGGCGGCCAGCAGCCGGTCGGTGAAGGCGACCAGCTCGGCGCGGGTACGGACGCGGTTGCTCATGCGCTCACCGCCGCGGTCTCGCCGGTGACGGCGCCGGGCAGCGGCCGGCCGGCGGCCAGGGCCTCGAGGCCGTCGAGGGCGAACTGGGCCAGCCGGCGGGTCTCGGTACCGAGCGAGCCGGCCAGGTGCGGGGTGACGGTGACGTTGCCCAGTCCCAGCAGGGGGTGCTCGGCGGGCAGGGGCTCGGGGTCGGTCACGTCGAGGATCGCGTCCAGCCGGCCGGCCATGCACTCCACCAGCAGGGCGTCGTGATCGATCAGCGCGCCGCGGGCGGTGTTGATGACGGTCGCGCCGTCGGGGAGCAGGCCCAGCTCGGCGGCGCCGATCATGTGATGGGTCGAGGGCAGCAGCGGGGCGTGCAGCGAGAGGATCTCGGCGCGCGTCAGGACGTCGTGCAGCGGCAGCAGCTCGGCGCCGAGCCGGCGCACCTCGGCGGGGTCGGCGCACGGGTCGGCCACCAGGACCGGGCCGTGGTCGAGCACGCGGAGCAGATCCAGCACGCGGCGGCCGATCTTCGACAGACCCACCAGGCCGATGGTGCGGCCGTAGTTGGAGAGGGAGTCGTCGCCGAAGGAGCTCTCCCAGGTGCCGGGGTGGAGCCGGCCGTGCGCGGCGAGCGGGAGGGCTCGCTTGCCGGCGAGGATGATCGCGGCGAGGGTGTACTCGGCCACCGGCACCGCGTTCATCTCGGCGGCGGAGGTGACGGTGATGCCGCGGGCGTGCACGCTGTCGGGGACCAGTCCGCGGACGCTGCCGGCGGCGTGGATGATCGCGCGCAGGCGCGGGGCGGCGTCGAGCTGGGCGTCGGTGATCGGCGGGCATCCCCAGGAGGTGAGCAGCACCTCGGTCTCGGCGAGGCGCTCGGCGCCGATCGCCTCGATGCTCTCGACGCAGACCGGGTCAGCGAGAATGGCGAGGTCGCTCAGACGCTGCAGCTCGGCTCGTGCGAACTGTCGCCGGAAGGTTGCCGGTGCCATCACCGCAGCGGTGAGGGGGCGGATGGTCGCCACGGCAACTCCTTTGGGTCCGACACGATCGAAATCCGATCAAAACAACCTCGTACGATCGGTTACAGTAAGTTCGATCAACTCGAGATGTCAACCGGACACGGCACGGCGCTCGTGCAGGCAGCCGGACCCGCCGCCGCGGGCTCTACGCTGACGGACCAGAGACGAGGAACGATCGTGGCGAGGGATGTGATGGCGCAGACGTCGAACGAGGGACGACGGCCCCCGATGGGGTCGCGCCAGGCCGAGGTGCTGGCGGCGGTCTCGGACCGGGGAACGGTCCGGGTGACCGAGCTCGCCGAGGAGCTCGGCGTCACTCCGGTGACGGTGCGCCGCGCCGTCTCGGACCTGGCCGATGCCGGGCTGGTTCGCCGCGTGCACGGGGGAGCGACCGCCGTCGGGCCCCGGGTCTCGAACGGATCCGCCGGACCGGTGGGCGCCACCGTCGGGATGCTGGTGCCCTCACTCGATTACTACTGGCCGGACGTGGCGCGCGGCGCCGAGGAGGAGGCCAAGCGTCTCGGCCTGCGGGTGCGCCTGCGCGGCTCGGTCTACCAGGCGGCCGACGAGCGCGGTGATCTGGAGCGACTCGTGGAGGCCGGCGCCGACGGCCTGCTCATCGCGCCGACCCTCGACGGCCCCGGCGGTGAGCTCGTGCGGGAGTGGCTCGCGGACGCGCCGGTGCCGGTGGTGCTGATGGAGCGCACCGCCTCGGTGGGGGCGGTGCAGCGCTCGGTGGAGTCGGTGATCACCGACCACTCCGACGGCATCACGATGGCCGTCCATCACCTGGTGGGCCAGGGGCATCGCACGATCGGGGTGGCGCTGAGCCAGGACTCCCCGCACGCGCCGCGGTTGCGCACGGACTGGCTGGCGGCCTGTGCGGATCACGGGCTGGATGCCCCGGCTGCGGTGGACCGGCGGATCCCCGACCGGCGCGAACCCGACTTCGATTCGACGATCGAGTCGATCGTGGCGGACGTGATCGCCACCGGCACTACGGCGCTGCTCGTGCACTCCGACCCCGAGGCCATCCGGTTGATCCAGTGCGCGCAGGAGCGCGGCCTGAGCGTGCCCGGTGACCTGTCGGTGATCTCCTACGACGACCAGGTGGCCGCGATGTCCGCGCCGGCGCTGACGGCCGTGCGCCCGCCCCGGCGCACGATCGGACGCACGGCGGTGGGTCTGCTCGCGGCGCGGATGGCGGATGCCGGACGGCCGGTGCACCGGGTGCTCGTGAGCCCGACGCTGATGGTGCGGGACTCGAGCGGGCCGCCGAACGAGGCCTGACGCGGGCCGGCCGCCACGGACACAGGTTCCGGGTGCGGAGCCGCTCTCCAGGCGCCGACACGGGCTGGAACCTGGGGTGGTGCCGGGAAGTGGGGTCGGCGCGAGTGGAGTTCAGTCGGGGTGGGCGACGTCGACCACCACGCGGGTCGGATCAGTGAGGGAGAAGACGCGGAAGTCGGCGCGATCGTGGCCGACGCCGAGGTGAAGAACGTGAGAGCCGCCGGTCTGTTCCTGGTAGTCGATGTCGGTGATGGCGGCCCCGGGAGCGTCGATCTCGGGTGTCTCTGCCCAGACTCCGTCGTCCGAGACGCGCGGGGAGGCGCCGATGATGGACACCTGCAGGATGTCGGTACCGGTGATGGGAATCTCCCCAACCGGTCCTTGCGAGCCCGCGCAGTCGACGTAGGCCACGTAGAGGCCCGGGTCGCCGCTGTAGCCATGAGGAAGGACGTACTCGGCGACGAACCGGTCGAACCCGTCGTGCGCCGCGGCCCGGAGGTCGAGTAGTTCGAGGCCACCGCCACTCTGCTCCTGAATCTGACTGGCATAGTCGTAGGGCACGAACGCGCCGGGCTCGGGCCTCGGGAGCGAGTAGTCCATGTCGTCGGCGTAGGTGAGACCGCCTCGACATCCGGAGCCCGAGTCATCGGGAGGCGCTGGTGAAGTCGGGGCGGCTCCTGGGTCTGTGGCTTCCCCCGACGTCCCCGACGCGTCCGGCACGCTCGGCCCCGGCGGCGCGGTGGGTGTAGCGGAGTTCGACGACGATGAAGGCGCAGGCTCGACCGAGCCTGTGCACCCGACGGCCAGCACAGCGACGACAGCCGCGGATGTGATGATCCGGACCCCTCGCATGGCATCCCCCTTCGCCGGCCCCTCGTCCAGCCACGGTAGGTCGCCGCGCTCGGCCTGTCGACCGCAGGATCGTCAAGGATACACATGATACTGTATGTGTATGTCAGGGATGGAGCGCCGTCTGCAGTTGCTGCTCGATCGTGCACGCTATGAGCGGGTCGCCGCCGAGGCAGCGCGCTCACAGCGCAGTGTGGCGGCCGTCATTCGCGAAGCCATCGACCTGCAGTTCCCCGACGATCAGGACGATGAGCGCGCGCGGGCGGCGCAGGCATTCCTTGCCCTGCACACCGATGCTGGACCCGGCGAGGATGCCGCGGAGCTGAAGCAGCGGATGGCCGAAGAGACGGCTGGGAAGATCGACGCCCTGTGACGCCGCTCTTCCTGGACCCGGCGATCCTGTTGCTCGCCATCGGTGGCGAGCACCCGGACCGAGACCCCTGCCGAAGGATCGTCGAGAGTGCTGCGGCCGGCAGGCTGCGGCTGCACATGAGCGTCGAAGGCGGGCAGGAGTTCCTCTTCCACCGGATGAGGCGTGGTGATCGTGGCCAGGCGCTTGCCGCCTTTGATACCATCCGGTCGATGGTGATCTGGCACGACTTCACCTCGGAGGTCCTGCTGGCTGCCCGGGACCTGGTCGCCGCCTCGCCGATACGGGGGCGTGACGCGGTCCACGCCGCCACCGCTGCGAACGCCGGCTTCACCCGCATCGTCTCGACCGATGCGGACTTCGACGCCCTGCCGGCACTGGTGCGGGTCCACCCCGCGGACCTCGAGTCTCCAGCAGCCGGTATGTGACTTACGTGCGGCAGTCCGAACCATCGCGAGGTGGGTCAGGCTGCCGGAGGTGGGTCGGGCGGGTGATCAGTCCGGGTGGGTCCGGTCCGTGAGGGAGGAGACCCGACGCCGCACCCCGCTCGACCCACCGTCCAGGCGTGGACCTGGCTTGCACCTGATGTCGATGCCGGGAAAGTAGGTCCGCGGGCGGGGAGAGCCCTATTCCGGCTCGTCGGTCGGCGCCAGGTACTCGATCTGCGGCACCCCGTGCGTGCCGGCGTGGTGCACCGACACCCCCGCCAACGCCGACCCCTCGCCCACGCAGGTCACGCGCAGCCGCTGCGCCGTCACAGGCGGATGGGCGTGCAGCCGGCGATGCCCGACCGTGCCGGCCTCGGCCAGCAGCACGTCGCCGTCGAGGTCGGCGCCCTCCACGCTCACGCGATGCGCCGTGACGCGCTGGCCCGCGCTCAGCTCCTCCGCGAGATCCAGGTGATCGAAGGTCACGGGAGCCTGGAAGTCGACCTGCCAGACGCCGTCGGCCATCTGCGTCAGCACCCCGGCCACGGGCGAGCCGAAGCGGGAGTCCAGCGCGGCGCGCAACTCCCGCAGCCGCTCGACATCGGCGTCGTCGAGCAACCCGCGCGTATCCGGCGGCACGTTCAGCAGCAGGTTCGCTCCCAGCCCGACCGACCGGTAGTAGACCGCGAGCAGGTGCTCCACGCTCTTCGGGCCATCATCGGCCGCCCAGAACCAGCCGCGCCGGATGGAGACGTCCGCTTCCGGTGGCACATAGCGCGCCTCGCCCAGCCGGATGACGGTCTCGGTGTAGTTGTCCAGGCTGGCGGTGTCGACGGCGTAGCGCACCGGATCGGCGGCCAGTCCGTCCTCGTTCCCGATCCACCGGATTGTCGGCGTGCCCATGTTGAACACCATCGCGTCCGGCTGCAGCTCGGCCACCAGCGCCATGATCGCGTCCCAGTCATAGCTGCGACCCGCCGAGCCGGCGCCGTCGAACCACAGTTCCACCAGATCGCCGTAGCCCGTGCACAGCTCGCGCAGCTGGGCGAGGTAGAGCGCGTCGTAGGCCTGCGGGTCCGGGTACTCCGGGGCGTGCCGGTCCCACGGGGACAGGTACAGCCCGAGCCCGACGCCCTCGGCCCGGCAGGCCTCGGCCACCTCGGCCACCAGGTCGCCCTGCCCGCCCCGCCAGGGAGAGGACGCCACCGAGTAGTCGGTGGTGGCGGTGGGCCAGAGGCAGAACCCGTCGTGGTGCTTGGCGGTGAGCACCACGTACCGGGCCCCGGCTTCCTTGGCGGTGCGCACCCACTGGCCGGCGTCGAGGTCGGTGGGGTCGAAGGAGGAGGCGGGCAGGGTGCCGTCGCTCCATTCCTTGCCCGCGAAGGTGTTGACCCCCACGTGGAAGAAGAGGCCGAGCTCGAGGCGCTGCCAGGCGAGCTGGGCGAGCGAGGGGGAGGGGTGGTGGACTGTCACCGGTCCAGTCCAGCATGGGCGGTATGGATCGCGCACTTCTGGAGCACCGGCTCGCCGCCCACATCGGCCCCGGCGCCATCCCCGGCCTGACCTGGTACGTCCGCGACGGTGACCAGGTGCTCACCGGCGCGCTCGGTCACCGCGACCTCGACGCCGCCGCACCGATCGGCACCGACGAGGCGTTCCGTATCGCCTCGATGACCAAACCGGTGACGGCGGCCCTCGCCCTGGTGCTGGTGGGCGACGGTGCCGTAGGGCTCGCCGAGCCCGTCGACGCCCATCTGCCCGAGCTCGCCGACCGGCGGGTGCTGCGCCATCCGCACGCGCAGATCGAGGACACGGTGCCGGCCGCTCGTCCCATCACCCTCGCCGACCTGCTGACCGGCACCAGCGGTTGGGGGATGGACTTCACCGACTTCAGCCCCACCCCGCTCGACGCCGCCTGGGCCGAGCGCGGCATCGTCCCTGGTCCGCCCGCGCCGGCCGGTGACCTCAGCATCGACGCCTGGCTCACCGCCGCCGCCGATCTCCCGCTGCGGCATCAGCCGGGCGAACGCTGGCTCTACAACACGCCCTCGCTCCTCACCGGCCTGCTGATCGAGCGGGTCACCGGCGCCCGGCTCGGGGAGGTGATGGTCGAGCGCCTCCTCGAGCCCCTCGGCATGACCGACACCGGCTTCTGGGTGCCGCCCGCGCGCCGGGACAGGTTCGGCGCCTGCTTCGGCGCCGGCACCGACGTCTACGACCCCGCCGACGGTCAGTGGGCTGCGATCCCACCCCGCGACGGCGGTGACGCCGGCCTGGTCTCCACGGTCAGCGACTACGGACGCTTCGCCGATCTGATCCGGGCCGGGGGCGCCGTCGGGAAGCGCCGGCTGATCCCGGAGGAGCTCGTGCGGGCGATGATCACGAACCAGCTCCCTGCCCACGTGCTCGCGCGCGGCGGCCCATCCCCCGAGCCGGGCGCGGGCTGGGGCTACGGCTGTGAGGTGCGCACCACCCGGGCAGCCAGCGGCCTGGCGGCCGGCAGCTACGGCTGGAACGGCGGCCTCGGCTCGCGCTGGTTCACCGACCCCTCCCGCGGCCGCACCGGCATCCTGCTGACCAACCGGATGTGGACCTCGCCCGAGCTGCCGCCGGTGTTCGAGGAGTTCGAGGCGATGGTGGCCGCGGCGTGAGCCCACCTCACGACGGCGGCCCTACGGCCTGGGTGAACCGGCCCGCCCAGGTGCGCATCACCTCGCGCACCTCGGCCGGCTCCACCGAGAGGATCTCGCCGCCGGTGTGAGCCAGGGCGAAGGCCATCCACTCCGGGTCCACCCCGTCGGCATGCACCCGGCACCGGCCCGGGCCGGATGCGGTGACCTCGAACCAGCGCCCGATCTGCTCGCGTACGCGATCAGCGTCGGCGACGAGCTCGGCGCTCGCCTGCGGGCCCGGGCTCCCGCGGCGCAGGCCGTCGCGCACATACGCGGCGGCGTCCCCACCGGGGACCTCGCGCGGTCGGAACCAGGACCCGGTGGGTAAGGGTTCGCGCACCCGGTCCAGCCGGAAGCTGCGCCAGTCGGCGCGGTCGAGGTCGTAACCCAGGAGGTAGTAGCGCCGCCCCACCGTGACCAGGCGCACGGGCTCTACGTGCCGGTGGGTGGCCTCGCCGGAGGCGCTGGAGTAGCCGAAACGTACCCGCTCGGCATCCCGGCACGCCTGCGCGAGCACCACGAGCGTGGCGGGGTCGGTCGCCTCGCCCGCGGGGGCGTCCGGGCGGAGGGAGTCCGTGGTGGCCCCGATCGCCTCCACCTGCCGCCGGAGCCGGGTGGGCAGCACCGGGACGACGGTGGCCAGTGCGCGCACCGAGGCCTCCGCCACGTTCGCCAGCCCGGAGTGGGCAGCGGACTGCAGGCCCACCACGAGAGCGACCGCTTCGTCGTCGTCGAGCACCAGCGGCGGCAGCGCCGCCCCGGGCGCCAGTTGATAGCCGCCACCCACGCCGCGGCCGGACTGCACCGGGTAGCCGAGATCGCGCAGCCGGTCGACGTCCCGTCGCAGGGTGCGGAGGGAGACACCCAATCGTTCGGCCAGTTCGTCCCCGGCCCAGTAGCGGTGGGCCTGCAGCAGGGACAGCAGGCGGAGGGTCCGCGAGCTGGTGGTCATGGATGTCACCCTCCCTGCGATAGCGGCCAGAATCTGACACTAATGCCTTCTAGCGTGGAGATACCAACCACGAGCGGCGGCCGCGAGCCGCCGGAGGAAGGACGACGATCATGACCGAGTCCACGATGGCCACCGTCACCACCGCACTGACCGGCGAGCGCGGTGATCTGCTGCATGCCCTGACCAACGCCCGGCACTTCCTGCGCTTCACCGCCCGCGAGCTCACCGACGAGCAGGCCCGCACGCGGACCACGGCGAGTGAGCTGACGATCGGTGGACTGATCAAGCACGTCAGCGCTGCGGAGCTGAACTGGCGCGAGTTCGTGCGGCGCGGCCGGTCGGCGCTGCCGTGGGACGGAATCGACTTCGCCGACCCCGCACCGGGGCTGTACGAGGACTGGGCCGGCGAGTTCCGGCTGTTGCCGGGGGAGAGGCTCGCGGAGGTGCTGGACCGCTACGCCGAGATCGCTGCCGCTACCGACCAGGCGCTCGCCGAGGCAGACCTCGATCTCATCCAGGACCTCCCGCAGGCGCCCTGGTTCAACGACACGGCATGGTCGAACCGGCGAGCGTTCCTGCACATCATCGCCGAGACGGCCCAGCACGCCGGGCACGCCGACATCATCCGCGAGTCCCTGGACGGGGCGAAGAGCATGGGGTGACCAGCCGGCGCGTCAGCGCACCCCCGTCACCCCGAGGGAGGACGTGATCTGCTTCTGGAAGATCACGAACAGCGTCACCAGTGGCGCGATCGCGATCGTGGTGGCGGCCATCACCAGTGTCCAGTTGCCGGCGTACTGGGTCTGCAGCGCCGCCGTCGCCACGGTGATCACGTTCCATTCCTCGGCCGGGGCGATGATCAGCGGCCACATGAAGTTGTTCCACTGCGTCACCACCGTGATCAGCAGCAACGTGGCCAGGATCGGCGTGTTCATCGGCACCATGATCTGCCACAGCCGCCGCCACACGCCGGCGCCGTCGATGATGGCGGCGTCGAGCACGTCGGCCGGGGTGGACCGGAAGTTCTCCCGCAGCAGGAAGATCGCGTACGGGGAGCCGAACATGAAGGGCAGGACGAGCCCGGCGAAGGTGTTCTTCAGGTCCAGCGAGGTCATCATCGAGTACAGCGGGATGATGGTCACCACCGCCGGGATCATCAACGTGGCCACGTAGACCCAGAACAGCGTGTCCCGGCCGGGGAAGCGCAACTGCGCGAAGGCGTAGGCCGCCAGCACCGAGCACAGCATCTGCCCGGCCACCAGCACCAGCACCACCTGCGCCGTCACCGCGATCGGGACGACGAAGTTGTACTGCTCGGAGAACAGCGACGTGAAGTTCTGTGCGGTCACCGGGTCCGGCAGGCTGACCGGCCAGCTGGTGTTGAACTGCTGCGGCGTCTTCAGGGACGTGATCAGCGAGAACAGGAACGGCCCCAGCATCAGGGCCGCTCCGGCGATCAGGAACGCGTAGGTGAGCGTGTTCGCGAGCAGGCGGGAGGCCCGGGCCGACGGCGTCCGGCGGGCTCGGGCGGGGGAGGTGACAGTGGCCACGGGCTGCTCCGTCATGACATGTCGTAGGTGATCCGGCGCCGGAAGTAGCGCTGCTGGATGAGGGTGATCGCCACGAGCACCAGGAAGAGCACCACCGCCATCGCCGCGGCCCGGCCCAGGCGCAGGTTCACGAAGGCCTCGTCGTAGATGCGCGAGGCGATCACGTCGGTGCGGAAGGCCGGGCCGCCGCGGGTCATCGCGTACACGGTGTCGAACACCTGGAACGAGGCGATCACCGAGGTGACGGTGACGAAGAACATCGTCGGTCGCAACAACGGCAGCGTGATGGCGACCAGCGTGCGCACGGCCGCGGCGCCGTCGAGCTTGGCGGCCTCGTAGACCGCCACCGGGATCTGCTGCAGGCCGGCCAGGAAGAACAGCGAGATGTAGCCCACTGTCGACCAGATCTGCACGAAGACCACGGCGGGCAGTGCGAGCTGAGGATCGGTCAGCCACTCCACCCGCTCACCGATCAGCGCGTTCAGCACGCCGTAGGAGGGGTCGAGTATCCACTTCCACACCACGCCCAGGGCCAGCGGGGCACTGACCCACGGCAGCACGTAGAGCACCCGCAGCCAGCTGGTGCCGGGCAGGCCGCGATTGATCGCGATCGCCAGCAGCAGGCCGAGGGCGATCGAGGTCGGGATGGCGAGCAGGGTGAAGACGGCGGTGACCCACAGCGAGTTCGCGAACCGTTCCGAGCTGAGCAGGTAGGCGTAGTTCTCCAGCCCCACCCATTCCGGGGCGGAGATCAGGTCCCACCGCATGAAGGACAGCGCCAGCACCACGATCACCGGCAGGAGGAGGAATCCGCCCACGCCCACGAAGCTGGGCAGCAGCAACGCATAGGCGGCTCTGGCCTCGTGCCGCTCCCGTGCCTTCATCCGCGCCTCCTCCCGGTGCCCTGCGGGTGACCTTAGTCCCGCCTGGCCGTCGGCGCGGGCAGCGGCGGCGAGCGTGCCGCGTCCTGGACGGGAGCCGCGGCGTCGTGTCTAATCGTCATCGGGCCGCACCGGACGCGTCGCTGGCATCCGCTGGACGTCGCGGCCGGCCCACGGGGGCTCGAGGAGGGGTTCGCTCGATCGTCTGCGTGCCTCACAGGCTGACGGCTGCTGCACCTGCCCCTAGTAGCGGTCGTCACACGATCCGGCCCCGGAC
Above is a window of Ruania suaedae DNA encoding:
- a CDS encoding alpha-L-fucosidase; this encodes MTVHHPSPSLAQLAWQRLELGLFFHVGVNTFAGKEWSDGTLPASSFDPTDLDAGQWVRTAKEAGARYVVLTAKHHDGFCLWPTATTDYSVASSPWRGGQGDLVAEVAEACRAEGVGLGLYLSPWDRHAPEYPDPQAYDALYLAQLRELCTGYGDLVELWFDGAGSAGRSYDWDAIMALVAELQPDAMVFNMGTPTIRWIGNEDGLAADPVRYAVDTASLDNYTETVIRLGEARYVPPEADVSIRRGWFWAADDGPKSVEHLLAVYYRSVGLGANLLLNVPPDTRGLLDDADVERLRELRAALDSRFGSPVAGVLTQMADGVWQVDFQAPVTFDHLDLAEELSAGQRVTAHRVSVEGADLDGDVLLAEAGTVGHRRLHAHPPVTAQRLRVTCVGEGSALAGVSVHHAGTHGVPQIEYLAPTDEPE
- a CDS encoding serine hydrolase domain-containing protein, translating into MDRALLEHRLAAHIGPGAIPGLTWYVRDGDQVLTGALGHRDLDAAAPIGTDEAFRIASMTKPVTAALALVLVGDGAVGLAEPVDAHLPELADRRVLRHPHAQIEDTVPAARPITLADLLTGTSGWGMDFTDFSPTPLDAAWAERGIVPGPPAPAGDLSIDAWLTAAADLPLRHQPGERWLYNTPSLLTGLLIERVTGARLGEVMVERLLEPLGMTDTGFWVPPARRDRFGACFGAGTDVYDPADGQWAAIPPRDGGDAGLVSTVSDYGRFADLIRAGGAVGKRRLIPEELVRAMITNQLPAHVLARGGPSPEPGAGWGYGCEVRTTRAASGLAAGSYGWNGGLGSRWFTDPSRGRTGILLTNRMWTSPELPPVFEEFEAMVAAA
- a CDS encoding helix-turn-helix transcriptional regulator → MTTSSRTLRLLSLLQAHRYWAGDELAERLGVSLRTLRRDVDRLRDLGYPVQSGRGVGGGYQLAPGAALPPLVLDDDEAVALVVGLQSAAHSGLANVAEASVRALATVVPVLPTRLRRQVEAIGATTDSLRPDAPAGEATDPATLVVLAQACRDAERVRFGYSSASGEATHRHVEPVRLVTVGRRYYLLGYDLDRADWRSFRLDRVREPLPTGSWFRPREVPGGDAAAYVRDGLRRGSPGPQASAELVADADRVREQIGRWFEVTASGPGRCRVHADGVDPEWMAFALAHTGGEILSVEPAEVREVMRTWAGRFTQAVGPPS
- a CDS encoding DinB family protein, coding for MTESTMATVTTALTGERGDLLHALTNARHFLRFTARELTDEQARTRTTASELTIGGLIKHVSAAELNWREFVRRGRSALPWDGIDFADPAPGLYEDWAGEFRLLPGERLAEVLDRYAEIAAATDQALAEADLDLIQDLPQAPWFNDTAWSNRRAFLHIIAETAQHAGHADIIRESLDGAKSMG
- a CDS encoding carbohydrate ABC transporter permease, whose protein sequence is MTEQPVATVTSPARARRTPSARASRLLANTLTYAFLIAGAALMLGPFLFSLITSLKTPQQFNTSWPVSLPDPVTAQNFTSLFSEQYNFVVPIAVTAQVVLVLVAGQMLCSVLAAYAFAQLRFPGRDTLFWVYVATLMIPAVVTIIPLYSMMTSLDLKNTFAGLVLPFMFGSPYAIFLLRENFRSTPADVLDAAIIDGAGVWRRLWQIMVPMNTPILATLLLITVVTQWNNFMWPLIIAPAEEWNVITVATAALQTQYAGNWTLVMAATTIAIAPLVTLFVIFQKQITSSLGVTGVR
- a CDS encoding carbohydrate ABC transporter permease, with the protein product MKARERHEARAAYALLLPSFVGVGGFLLLPVIVVLALSFMRWDLISAPEWVGLENYAYLLSSERFANSLWVTAVFTLLAIPTSIALGLLLAIAINRGLPGTSWLRVLYVLPWVSAPLALGVVWKWILDPSYGVLNALIGERVEWLTDPQLALPAVVFVQIWSTVGYISLFFLAGLQQIPVAVYEAAKLDGAAAVRTLVAITLPLLRPTMFFVTVTSVIASFQVFDTVYAMTRGGPAFRTDVIASRIYDEAFVNLRLGRAAAMAVVLFLVLVAITLIQQRYFRRRITYDMS